Genomic DNA from Oncorhynchus masou masou isolate Uvic2021 unplaced genomic scaffold, UVic_Omas_1.1 unplaced_scaffold_6143, whole genome shotgun sequence:
ggcatacacCATAGTACGGCAGTTTATAGATACAGAATGTTGTAATAcccatttacatacatttaagtcatttagcagacgctcttatccagagcgacttacaaattggtgaattcaccttctgacatcagtggaacagccactttacaatagtgcatctaaatcatttaaggggggtgagaaggattgctttatcctatcctaggtattccttgaagaggtggggtttcaggtgtctccggaaggtggtgattgactccgccgtcctggcgtcgtgagggagtttgttccaccattggggggccagagcagcgaacagttttgactgggctgagcgggaactgtacttcatcagtggtagggaggcgagcaggccagaggtggatgaacgcagtgcccttgtttgggtgtagggcctgatcagagcctggaggtactgcggtgccgttcccctcacagctccgtaggcaagcaccatggtcttgtagcggatgcgagcttcaactggaagccagtggagagagcggaggagcggggtgacgtgagagaacttgggaaggttgaacaccagacgggctgcggcgttctggatgagttgtaggggtttaatggcacaggcagggagcccagccaacagcgagttgcagtaatccagacgggagatgacaagtgcctggattaggacctgcgccgcttcctgtgtgaggcaggggcgtactctgcggatgttgtagagcatgaacctacaggaacgggccaccgccttgatgttagttgagaacgacagggtgttgtccaggatcacgccaaggttcttagcgctctgggaggaggaaacaatggagttgtcaaccgtgatggcgagatcatggaacgggcagtccttccccgggaggaagagcagctccgtcttgccgaggttcagcttgaggtggtgatccgtcatccacactgatatgtctgccagacatgcagagatgcgattcgccacctggtcatcagaagggggaaaggagaagattaattgtgtgtcgtctgcatagcaatgataggagagagaggttatgacagagccaagtgacttggtgtatagcgagaataggagagggcctagaacagagccctgggggacaccagtggtgagagcgcgtggcgaggagacagattctcgccacgccacctggtaggagcgacctgtcaggtaggacgcaatccaagcgtgggccgcaccggagatgcccaactcggagagggtggagaggaggatctgatggttcacagtgtcgaaggcagccgataggtctagaaggatgagagcagaggagagagagttagctttagcagtgcggagcgcctccgtgatacagagaagagcagtctcagttgaatgactagtcttgaaacctgactgatttggatcaagaaggtcattctgagagagatagcgggagagctggccaaggacggcacgttcaagagttttggagagaaaagaaagaagggatactggtctgtagttgttgacatcggagggatcgagtgtaggttttttcagaaggggtgcaactctcgctctcttgaagacggaagggacgtagccagcggtcagggatgagttgatgagcgaggtgaggtaagggagaaggtctccagaaatggtctggagaagagaggaggggatagggtcaagcgggcaggttgttgggcggccggccgtcacaagaagcgagatttcatctggagagagaggggagaaagaggtcagagcacagggtagggcagtgtgagcagaaccagcggtgtcgtttgacttagcaaacgaggatcggatgtcgcgaccttcttttcaaaatggttgacgaagtcatctgcagagagggaggagggggggagggggaggaggattcaggagggaggagaaggtggcaaagagcttcctagggttagaggcagatgcttggaatttagagtggaagaaagtggctttagcagcagagacagaggaggaaaatgtagagaggagggagtgaaaggatgccaggtccgcagggaggcgagttttcctccatttccgctcggctgcccggagcactgttctgtgagctcgcaatgagtcgtcgagccacggagcgggaggggaggaccgagccggcctggaggataggggacatagagagtcaaaggatgcagaaagggaagagaggagggttgaggaggcagaatcaggagataggttggagaaggtatgagcagagggaagagatgataggatggaagaggagagagtagcgggggagagagagcgaaggtttggacggcgcgataccatccgagtcggggcagtgtgggaagtgttggatgagagcgagagggaaaaggatacaaggtataCTTGTTGTATTCTAATGTTCCTATATACAAACGCacaaaccaaatcatgagaaatgTCAGGACACACACAGCCCCGACACATCTGACAAGAGAGGGGGCTATTTTGTCTTCCCAGAGCTCTGGTAATGAGGAGGGTGTGTACGGGGGTGCGTGGTGTGCTGAGCCAGAGGAGAAGAACCACTGGTTTGAGGTGGACGCTCGCAGAGAGGTGGAGTTCACTGGAGTCATCGTACAGGGCAGGAACTCAGACACAGCGTAAGTCCTGCTGCCTGGTGTCACTGCACTGGGATCACTGCACTGTGGTCACTGCACTGTTCACACAGCCAGGACCAGGTGGAATCCCCATTAACCTGCACAATTGATTTGAAATGAACAACACATGAAATTAATCCAAACCAAACAGCATATACTGTACATCAATAGGTTGAGTTACAACAGAATGCTGTAAAAGGGATTATAGAGAAAATGTCAAAGGAAATGGAATCTTACCTGTGGAATCATCTGGCATTTTGAATGTTAGAGATACATGTTGGATATTCGTATGACttgtaaagtctctctctcaccctctttttcttctctctgAATTTCAGGGAAGATTTTGTGTCCACGTTCTACGTGTCCTTCAGTAATGACAGTCGTGATTGGACGGTGCTCCATGATGGCTATGCTGAGTGGGTCAGTAACCTCTCTTACGATTGATCAGTACAGCCAGCATATATATCCAAATAATCACTAAATTttcctcctctctaacctctTCCCTCACCATACCTTTCCTCcccataccctctcctccccataacctctcctctcctctccataccctctcctctcctcctcataccctctcctctcctctccataccctctcctctcctctcttctccataccctctcctctccataccctctcctccccatatcctctcctctccataccctctcctctcccccataccctctcctctcctccccataccctctcctccccataccctctcctctcctctccatacccTCTCCTACCCataccctctcttcccctctcctacccataccctctcctcccctctccataccctctcctctccataccctctcctctccataccctctcctccccataccctctcttctcttctcctctccataccctcacctctcctcttcataccctctcctctctgtccctctttctctcctccctccttccttccctccctccagttGTTCTATGGGAATGTGGATAGGGACTCTCCAGTGATGGTGCAGTTTGATTGGCCAACCGTGGCACGTTACATCCGTGTCCTTCCCCAGAGCTGGAACGGCAGCCTGTGTCTCAGAGTTGAGGTCATGGCCTGCCAACTGACCAGTGAGTACAGTACAATGCATAACCCCATCAAACCTCCATAAACTCCAGAACGTCATCACATCCCTAACTCCAACACCTTCATAACCCCTAAAATGACAATAATCACCTCCTCAACGATCCCCGTtgccatccccgtcctcaacgaTCCCCGTttaccatccccgtcctcaacatccccgttaccgtccccgtcctcaacatccccgttaccatcaccgtcctcaacatccccgttaccgtccccatcctcaacatccccgttaccatccccgtcctcaaaatccccgtcctcaacatccccgttaccatccccatcctcaacatccccgtcctcaacatccccgttaccatccccatcctcaaccaTCCCCGTTatcatccccgtcctcaacatccccgttaccatccccatcctcaacatccccgtcctcaacatccccgttaccatccgCATCCTCAACCATCCCCGTTatcatccccgtcctcaacatccccgttatcatctccgtcctcaacatccccgttaccatccccatcctcaacatccccgttaccatccccgtcctcaacatccccgttaccatcccggtcctcaacatccccgttaccatccccgtcctcaacatcccgTTACCAAGCCCGTCCTCAACATCCcgttaccatccccgtcctcaacatccccgttaccatccccgtcctcaacatccccgttaccaagcccgtcctcaacatccccgttaccatccccatcctcaacatccccgttaccatccccgtcctcaacatccccgttaccatcacCATCCTCAATATCCCCGTTACCAAGCCCGTCCTccacatccccgttaccatccccatcctcaacatccccgttaccatccccgtcctcaacatccccgttaccatcaccatcctcaacatccccgttaccatccccgtcctcaacgaTCCCCGTTTACCATCctcgtcctcaacatccccgttaccatcatCGTCCTCAATATCCCTGTTACCATCACCATCCTCCACATCCCCGTtgccatccccgtcctcaacgtCCCCGTTACCATCatcgtcctcaacatccccgttaccatcacCGTCCTCCACATCCCTGTtgccatccccgtcctcaacatccccgttaccatccccgtcctcaacgaTCCCCGTttaccatccccgtcctcaacatccccgtt
This window encodes:
- the LOC135536412 gene encoding adipocyte enhancer-binding protein 1-like — its product is MYVSVAAKQLKEEAEKARKEKEEKVKRLRKKWEEGEEERLRKIPVHAEPKKCPPLGLESHRVDDDQLLASSQSHHGFSAQRGRLNMQSSGNEEGVYGGAWCAEPEEKNHWFEVDARREVEFTGVIVQGRNSDTAEDFVSTFYVSFSNDSRDWTVLHDGYAEWLFYGNVDRDSPVMVQFDWPTVARYIRVLPQSWNGSLCLRVEVMACQLTSEYSTMHNPIKPP